A stretch of Synechococcus sp. MIT S9220 DNA encodes these proteins:
- a CDS encoding DUF1651 domain-containing protein, translating to MDGWLSDPKGYWLARFHRDPKSTLARDQRVYVDHGRPMPEGPALLKT from the coding sequence ATGGACGGATGGCTTTCAGATCCGAAGGGTTATTGGCTTGCACGTTTTCATCGGGACCCAAAGAGCACTTTGGCCAGAGATCAGAGGGTTTACGTGGACCACGGGCGGCCAATGCCAGAAGGACCTGCGCTACTCAAAACCTGA
- a CDS encoding GIY-YIG nuclease family protein yields MKKYYVYLIKATNSNGLVKIGRSSRIDDRLRELECPPENVIQLADCMIEIRMKATEKVLHKKYAKWRVPQSEMFNLSDEQIKECSLILQSINAKAVEARQAAHDATVAEYERKAAEQAERKAAAEREALERDKKLWPVENGVLRDPPTLADSRLGESTWDPNRTHQGRPGAPTKPYPFKQDLKPAPDKGEEAQFVCEIMPTAFAWIAGACFLAAGLVQLTAVPSTNQFEPLFDVQQHNRPRTSGD; encoded by the coding sequence GTGAAAAAATACTACGTTTACTTGATCAAAGCCACGAACTCAAACGGCTTAGTAAAGATCGGACGCAGTAGCCGTATTGATGATCGATTGCGTGAGCTGGAATGTCCACCAGAGAATGTCATTCAGCTGGCGGATTGTATGATAGAAATACGAATGAAAGCCACTGAAAAAGTTCTGCATAAAAAATATGCCAAATGGCGTGTTCCTCAGTCTGAAATGTTCAACCTATCGGATGAACAGATCAAGGAATGCAGTTTGATTCTGCAATCAATCAATGCCAAGGCAGTTGAGGCAAGACAAGCTGCACACGACGCCACAGTGGCTGAATATGAACGCAAGGCAGCCGAGCAAGCAGAACGCAAGGCAGCTGCTGAACGTGAAGCTCTTGAGCGTGATAAAAAACTGTGGCCTGTTGAGAATGGTGTGCTGAGAGATCCACCAACATTGGCAGATTCAAGACTAGGTGAATCCACGTGGGACCCAAACCGCACCCATCAGGGCAGACCAGGAGCACCGACAAAGCCCTATCCCTTCAAGCAAGATCTAAAACCAGCGCCTGACAAAGGAGAAGAAGCGCAATTCGTCTGCGAAATTATGCCGACTGCCTTTGCATGGATTGCTGGTGCTTGCTTCCTGGCTGCCGGGCTAGTGCAGCTAACTGCCGTTCCAAGCACAAACCAATTCGAACCGCTTTTTGATGTTCAACAACACAACCGACCGCGAACTTCAGGAGATTAA